In one window of Kiritimatiellia bacterium DNA:
- a CDS encoding isoprenylcysteine carboxylmethyltransferase family protein encodes MCDPGVREAIRGMAGRALTVAQFALLAALALSVPARRPPWPAVGLLTVAIALGVWALRTMHWKRLSVWPEPKRNTALVCSGPYRWIRHPMYTAAALAAAGLALHAGGLARWLTWLVLVTVLAAKSRLEERHLAERFPEYREYAARTWRWLPGIW; translated from the coding sequence ATGTGCGACCCTGGCGTTCGCGAAGCGATCCGCGGCATGGCGGGCCGTGCGCTGACCGTGGCGCAGTTTGCGCTGTTGGCGGCCCTCGCGCTGAGCGTGCCCGCCCGGCGGCCTCCGTGGCCGGCGGTCGGTCTGCTGACGGTAGCGATTGCGCTCGGCGTGTGGGCGCTGCGGACCATGCACTGGAAGCGCCTGTCCGTGTGGCCGGAACCCAAGCGAAATACTGCGCTGGTGTGCAGCGGTCCCTACCGGTGGATCCGCCATCCGATGTATACGGCAGCCGCACTCGCGGCGGCAGGACTGGCACTCCACGCGGGAGGACTGGCGCGGTGGCTCACGTGGCTGGTGCTGGTGACAGTTCTGGCGGCCAAAAGTCGGCTCGAGGAGCGGCACCTTGCGGAGCGGTTTCCGGAGTACCGCGAGTACGCCGCCCGAACCTGGCGATGGCTGCCCGGTATTTGGTGA
- the bioD gene encoding dethiobiotin synthase: protein MKWRGIFVSGTDTGVGKTTLTAVLLAAARLAGQNWVAAKPVQTGVRPPSGKLRRPVGDLARVARAAAWRPSPAVLTGLLQHVFTPPCSPHRAAELAGRRLSAAVIARRLRRSARGADGLLVEGAGGLYVPLNNRETMLDLIAHLELPVLLAIRPGLGTLNHTLLSCAALRAHGIPLLGCVAVQSSAGHWTSLMRHNLDTLRRRGVPVLGRLPFLPNFARAPRTAVLRALRSPSLCWVWTLLERLRDRH, encoded by the coding sequence GTGAAGTGGCGTGGCATCTTCGTCAGTGGCACCGACACCGGTGTCGGCAAAACAACCCTTACCGCAGTGTTGCTCGCCGCGGCGCGGCTGGCGGGGCAGAACTGGGTCGCCGCCAAGCCGGTGCAGACCGGCGTGCGGCCGCCCAGCGGAAAACTGCGCCGTCCTGTCGGTGACCTCGCGCGTGTGGCCCGCGCCGCTGCGTGGCGCCCATCGCCGGCGGTACTGACCGGCCTCCTGCAGCATGTGTTCACGCCACCCTGCTCGCCCCACCGCGCCGCTGAGCTTGCGGGCCGACGACTGTCTGCGGCGGTGATCGCCCGTCGTTTGCGGCGGAGCGCGCGGGGGGCCGACGGTCTGCTCGTGGAGGGCGCGGGGGGCCTCTACGTTCCGCTGAACAATCGGGAGACGATGCTGGACCTGATCGCCCATCTCGAGTTACCCGTGCTCCTGGCGATCCGGCCCGGCCTGGGCACACTGAACCACACGCTGCTGAGCTGTGCGGCCTTGCGCGCGCATGGCATTCCACTGCTGGGTTGCGTCGCGGTGCAGTCCTCGGCGGGACACTGGACTTCGCTCATGCGACATAACCTCGACACGCTGCGCCGGCGAGGGGTGCCGGTACTGGGACGGCTTCCCTTCCTGCCGAACTTCGCCCGGGCGCCCCGCACGGCTGTGCTTCGGGCGCTCCGCTCCCCTTCGCTTTGTTGGGTCTGGACGCTGTTGGAACGCCTTCGGGATCGTCATTGA
- the purU gene encoding formyltetrahydrofolate deformylase, producing the protein MNRLPCTCDGAGCSDSFVLLASCPDRPGIVAAVTTFIARHGGNILDLEQHVAAEDQMFFMRVEIAHAGFQLSADEFAAAFAPVAQTFAMTWQLRDASLRQRMAIAVTREPHCLYDILARWQSGEWAVDIPLVFSNRDDLRPVVEQFGIPLHVFPKTPETREAQERRELELLEAHRVDFIVLARYMQILSPAFVARFPNRILNIHHSFLPAFAGARPYHAAYERGVKIVGATSHYVTDELDRGPIIEQDVIRISHKDSVADMIRKGRDNEKVVLARAIRAHLEHRILVYRNRTVVFG; encoded by the coding sequence ATGAATCGGCTGCCTTGCACCTGCGATGGCGCAGGGTGTTCGGATTCCTTCGTGTTGCTGGCGTCCTGTCCGGACCGCCCCGGCATCGTTGCCGCGGTGACCACCTTCATCGCCCGTCACGGCGGCAACATCCTCGACCTCGAACAGCATGTTGCCGCCGAGGACCAGATGTTCTTCATGCGCGTCGAGATCGCGCACGCGGGCTTTCAGCTTTCGGCAGACGAGTTCGCCGCGGCGTTCGCGCCGGTCGCGCAGACCTTCGCGATGACCTGGCAGCTCCGGGATGCCAGCCTTCGGCAACGAATGGCGATCGCGGTCACCCGCGAGCCCCACTGCCTCTATGACATTCTCGCCCGATGGCAGTCGGGAGAGTGGGCGGTCGACATTCCGCTGGTGTTTTCGAACCGCGACGATCTGCGGCCGGTAGTGGAGCAGTTCGGCATTCCGCTCCATGTGTTCCCGAAAACGCCCGAAACCCGAGAGGCGCAGGAACGGCGGGAACTGGAGCTCCTCGAGGCGCACCGCGTGGACTTCATCGTGCTGGCCCGCTACATGCAGATCCTGAGCCCGGCCTTCGTCGCCCGGTTTCCCAACCGCATCCTGAACATTCATCACTCCTTTCTGCCCGCGTTTGCGGGCGCGCGTCCCTATCACGCCGCGTACGAACGAGGCGTGAAAATCGTCGGTGCGACCAGTCACTATGTGACGGACGAGCTCGATCGTGGGCCGATCATTGAACAGGACGTGATCCGCATCTCGCACAAAGACTCGGTCGCGGACATGATCCGGAAAGGGCGCGACAACGAAAAGGTCGTCCTTGCCCGGGCGATCCGTGCGCATCTCGAACATCGGATCCTGGTGTACCGGAACCGCACCGTCGTGTTCGGCTAA
- a CDS encoding DUF4465 domain-containing protein: protein MHAVRLAAGTIALATLCRAAIISVDFESFGLPPHAALPYTGGFTAGGIAFANSWTTWGAFTSWNGFAISTGTNTVTPGYLNQFSAWSGGGAEGTSHYLIGYDDGFSLGPDMVMTFATDVLVHGLYLNNTTYTGLAIRDGDDGGFGAVKKFGGPSGTDPDWYVLYVAAYDASSTLIGTNEFYLADYRFSNSTNDYVISTWTWMDLTGFGPTVRKLEFTLNSSDVGLWGINTPTYVAMDQIKYTVIPEPATFGLLAVALTVAAVFRPCRAKVAANAPDASP from the coding sequence ATGCATGCAGTTCGTCTTGCCGCTGGCACGATCGCGTTGGCAACACTCTGCCGGGCGGCGATCATCTCGGTGGACTTCGAAAGTTTCGGGCTGCCCCCCCACGCCGCGCTGCCTTACACGGGCGGGTTCACCGCCGGCGGCATTGCATTCGCAAATTCCTGGACAACCTGGGGCGCGTTCACGAGCTGGAACGGGTTCGCCATCTCGACCGGAACGAACACCGTCACGCCCGGCTACCTGAACCAGTTTTCCGCGTGGTCGGGGGGTGGCGCGGAGGGTACCTCTCACTATCTGATCGGCTATGACGATGGGTTTTCGCTCGGACCCGACATGGTGATGACCTTCGCGACGGATGTGCTGGTGCACGGCCTGTATCTCAACAACACCACCTACACCGGCCTGGCAATCCGCGATGGGGACGACGGAGGGTTTGGTGCGGTGAAAAAGTTCGGCGGGCCGAGCGGCACCGATCCGGACTGGTACGTGCTCTATGTTGCCGCTTATGACGCCTCTTCAACACTGATCGGCACCAACGAGTTCTATCTGGCGGACTACCGATTTTCGAATTCCACCAACGACTACGTGATCTCCACCTGGACCTGGATGGACCTCACCGGCTTCGGCCCGACCGTGCGCAAGCTGGAGTTTACGTTGAACTCTTCCGATGTGGGGTTGTGGGGCATCAATACGCCTACGTACGTGGCGATGGACCAGATCAAGTACACGGTGATCCCCGAGCCGGCAACGTTCGGACTGCTCGCGGTGGCGCTGACTGTCGCTGCGGTCTTCCGGCCATGTCGCGCGAAGGTGGCGGCGAATGCACCGGATGCGTCGCCGTGA
- a CDS encoding isochorismatase family protein, giving the protein MTSTRHDRLIVAETAVVVVDMQERLMAVMPESARLADRARRLVDGARLLGLPVVFTEQAPAKLGPTVSPLRERIERPPVEKVSFSCCDVAPFREMIRSLGRPTLILAGIEAHVCIWQTARDLLQEGYRVEVVADAVASRDPSHRDLALVRLRDAGAGIACVEMVLFDLLRAAEGTVFREISKLVR; this is encoded by the coding sequence ATGACAAGCACCCGACACGATCGACTGATTGTGGCGGAAACCGCCGTTGTGGTTGTGGACATGCAGGAGCGATTGATGGCAGTGATGCCGGAATCGGCGCGACTGGCGGACCGCGCCCGACGGCTCGTGGACGGTGCTCGGCTGCTGGGGTTGCCGGTCGTGTTCACCGAGCAGGCGCCCGCGAAGCTGGGGCCGACGGTGTCGCCGCTGCGCGAACGGATTGAGCGCCCTCCCGTGGAGAAGGTCTCGTTCAGCTGCTGTGACGTCGCGCCGTTTCGGGAGATGATCCGGTCGTTGGGACGTCCGACGCTGATTCTGGCGGGGATCGAAGCGCACGTCTGTATTTGGCAGACGGCGCGGGATTTGCTGCAGGAGGGATACCGCGTTGAAGTGGTGGCGGACGCGGTCGCGTCGCGCGATCCGTCACATCGGGATCTTGCCCTCGTACGGTTGCGCGACGCAGGCGCCGGCATCGCCTGCGTGGAGATGGTGCTCTTCGATTTGCTGCGCGCCGCCGAGGGGACAGTGTTCCGCGAGATCTCGAAACTGGTTCGCTAA